A region from the Mucilaginibacter sp. CSA2-8R genome encodes:
- a CDS encoding MBL fold metallo-hydrolase, with product MVSKHLYNLTKYIFLLLIFPVLPGCAVYKTTGHNPSGADLKAIKKLANYSEGKFQNIDSSGVDFRKASWTKLLKTMRDRPANVKPPHPLPVVKTDLNTVYSKPTVIWFGHSTFLIKTPEANILVDPDFSGYAGPTSWFVKAFDGSEVYKVDDLPPLDILLISHDHYDHLDYKTVKQLQAKVKHVVVPMGIGSHFRYWGYKTEQIHELNWHQSYQLPSGLNITVTPSRHESGRLFAKQKTLWGSFVIKTDNYKIFYSGDSAYGRHYKQIGQQYGPFDLAIMECGQYNKLWPRNHMFPEQTAQAAADLSARMILPVHWGKFAESNHPWNESVKRLLPAAQALYIPVTIPQLGQPYTLDHAPLQARWFD from the coding sequence ATGGTATCTAAACATCTTTATAACCTTACTAAGTATATATTCCTGCTTTTAATTTTCCCGGTGCTGCCTGGCTGCGCTGTTTACAAAACAACCGGCCACAATCCGTCGGGCGCTGACTTAAAAGCGATTAAGAAACTGGCTAATTATTCGGAAGGGAAATTTCAAAATATTGATAGTTCAGGCGTCGACTTTAGGAAAGCCAGCTGGACTAAATTACTCAAAACCATGAGGGACAGGCCCGCTAATGTCAAGCCTCCCCACCCCCTGCCGGTAGTGAAAACGGATTTGAATACCGTATACAGTAAACCTACCGTTATCTGGTTTGGCCATTCTACCTTTCTTATAAAAACCCCAGAGGCAAATATATTAGTCGACCCGGATTTTAGCGGTTATGCAGGTCCGACATCATGGTTTGTAAAAGCCTTTGATGGCAGCGAAGTATACAAGGTTGATGACTTGCCTCCTCTAGATATACTTCTTATTTCGCACGACCACTACGACCATCTGGATTATAAAACCGTTAAGCAATTGCAAGCTAAGGTAAAGCACGTGGTAGTGCCTATGGGCATCGGGTCGCATTTCAGATATTGGGGATATAAAACTGAGCAAATACATGAGCTTAACTGGCATCAATCCTACCAACTACCATCAGGATTAAATATTACGGTAACACCAAGCCGGCATGAGTCGGGTCGTTTGTTTGCAAAGCAAAAAACGCTCTGGGGCTCGTTTGTTATTAAAACGGATAATTATAAAATATTTTACAGCGGCGATAGTGCTTATGGCCGGCATTATAAGCAAATTGGACAACAATACGGACCATTTGATTTGGCGATAATGGAATGCGGCCAATACAACAAGCTTTGGCCACGTAACCACATGTTTCCGGAGCAGACGGCGCAGGCAGCGGCAGATTTAAGCGCCCGGATGATACTCCCTGTACATTGGGGTAAGTTTGCCGAATCCAACCATCCCTGGAATGAGTCGGTTAAGCGCTTACTACCAGCCGCTCAGGCGCTTTACATACCCGTGACTATCCCGCAATTAGGCCAGCCTTACACTTTAGATCATGCGCCGTTGCAGGCACGATGGTTTGATTAA
- a CDS encoding glycosyl hydrolase family 28 protein yields the protein MKKYISAALLLSLAVQLQAAPKDKQYNIAEHGAVPDGTTLNTKAIQATIDECAKKGGGTIIIPKGIFLSGALYIKPKVNIEMQDGSVLKGSTNIEDYPKATTRIEGHFEPWRAALLNADKADHLRITGKGTLDGNGKPFWIEFYSRRTANKSTTNLNVERPRLAFIQNSKDVEISGITFLNSGFWNLHLYRDQQVKVNGCRFVAPGGKVPDDHAPSSDGIDVDSSQDVEIGHCYFSTGDDDIALKGSKGPFAMQDQDSPPVERIYIHDCVFESGGGIMTCGSEATIVRNVKVERCTARNVNVLRLKLRPDTPQQYENISLTDITMEGTATLFNVSPWTQYFDLKGQQPPHSVIRNVTLTNVKGTGKTLGQITGTPDTELGTIILKNADVKVTDASTEKLKALKTENVTVNGQAVILNSGK from the coding sequence ATGAAAAAATATATCTCAGCAGCTTTACTGCTTTCGCTTGCAGTACAACTACAGGCCGCGCCAAAAGATAAGCAGTACAACATCGCCGAACATGGTGCTGTACCTGATGGCACTACGCTGAACACAAAAGCTATTCAAGCTACTATTGACGAATGCGCAAAAAAAGGTGGCGGCACAATAATCATCCCGAAGGGTATCTTTTTAAGCGGCGCACTTTACATCAAACCGAAAGTAAACATTGAGATGCAGGATGGCTCTGTGCTTAAAGGATCGACCAATATAGAAGATTACCCTAAGGCCACTACCCGTATTGAAGGTCATTTTGAACCCTGGCGGGCTGCCCTGCTTAATGCCGACAAGGCCGACCATCTGCGCATTACCGGTAAAGGAACGCTTGATGGCAATGGCAAACCATTCTGGATAGAATTTTACAGCCGGCGTACTGCAAACAAAAGCACCACTAACCTCAATGTAGAACGCCCTCGTTTGGCTTTTATTCAAAACTCTAAAGATGTAGAAATAAGTGGTATCACTTTTTTAAATTCGGGTTTTTGGAATCTGCACTTGTATCGCGATCAGCAGGTAAAGGTGAATGGCTGCCGCTTTGTTGCGCCCGGCGGCAAAGTACCTGATGATCATGCGCCGAGTTCGGATGGTATTGATGTAGATAGTTCGCAGGATGTAGAGATTGGGCACTGTTACTTCTCTACCGGTGATGATGACATCGCCCTGAAGGGCAGTAAAGGGCCGTTTGCCATGCAAGACCAAGACAGCCCACCCGTAGAGCGCATTTATATTCACGACTGTGTATTTGAATCGGGCGGCGGCATTATGACCTGCGGCAGCGAAGCCACCATTGTACGCAATGTTAAAGTTGAACGCTGTACCGCCCGTAACGTAAATGTATTAAGACTCAAACTTCGCCCTGATACCCCTCAGCAATATGAAAACATCAGTCTAACTGATATTACGATGGAAGGGACGGCAACTTTGTTTAATGTATCTCCATGGACTCAGTATTTTGATTTGAAAGGGCAGCAACCTCCCCACTCGGTAATACGCAATGTAACGCTTACTAATGTAAAAGGCACAGGCAAAACCCTGGGCCAAATTACCGGCACACCTGATACCGAGCTTGGTACCATCATCCTAAAAAATGCCGACGTTAAAGTAACAGATGCCAGCACCGAGAAATTGAAAGCGCTTAAAACGGAAAACGTTACTGTAAATGGTCAGGCAGTTATATTAAACAGCGGAAAGTAA
- the msrA gene encoding peptide-methionine (S)-S-oxide reductase MsrA, which yields MNTEKAILAGGCFWGVEELFRHLPGVKHTVVGYTGGDVPNATYRNHGTHAEGIEIDFDPEQLSYRKLLEYFFQIHDPSTVNRQGNDRGTSYRSAIFYLNDEQRDIAKALIAEVDASGKWPNKVVTEVVPAGDFWVAEEDHQDYLQKYPYGYTCHYERPEWTLS from the coding sequence ATGAATACTGAAAAAGCCATTTTGGCGGGCGGATGTTTTTGGGGAGTTGAAGAGTTGTTCAGGCATTTGCCGGGAGTAAAACATACTGTTGTAGGCTATACCGGCGGCGATGTGCCTAACGCTACTTACCGAAACCATGGCACCCATGCCGAAGGTATAGAAATTGATTTTGATCCCGAGCAGTTGTCTTATCGTAAACTGCTTGAATATTTTTTCCAGATCCACGACCCGAGTACAGTTAACCGCCAGGGAAACGATAGGGGTACTTCTTACCGGTCTGCTATCTTTTACTTAAATGATGAACAGCGCGACATTGCTAAAGCTTTGATTGCTGAAGTAGATGCATCTGGCAAATGGCCAAATAAAGTAGTTACTGAAGTAGTGCCTGCCGGAGATTTTTGGGTAGCCGAAGAAGATCATCAGGATTACCTGCAGAAATACCCATACGGCTATACATGCCACTACGAGCGACCGGAATGGACACTGAGCTAA
- a CDS encoding flavin reductase — translation MNTFTHQEITQMERRYRANFINSVTGCKQVHLLGTVNEGGQTNLAVVNSVFHVGANPAMLGVVFRPARAENTSLANIRRTGEYTLNNILPAFYRQAHQASSAYPPEVSEFEACKLTPFYQEGISAPFVSESSIQIGLKLYEELPLKVNGTTIIIGEVTSVRLNADLIAEDGYVDQHVAGSISVAGLDSYFNNEPLGRLPYAKS, via the coding sequence ATGAATACGTTTACCCACCAGGAGATTACCCAGATGGAACGGCGGTACCGCGCCAACTTTATCAACAGCGTAACGGGCTGCAAGCAGGTGCATTTGCTGGGCACGGTAAACGAGGGTGGGCAGACTAATCTGGCAGTGGTTAACTCGGTATTTCATGTGGGGGCTAACCCGGCAATGCTGGGCGTAGTGTTTCGTCCGGCCCGAGCTGAAAACACCTCGCTGGCTAACATTCGCCGTACCGGCGAGTACACGCTCAATAACATCCTGCCTGCTTTTTACCGGCAAGCTCACCAAGCCAGTTCTGCTTATCCGCCCGAAGTGTCGGAATTTGAGGCTTGCAAGCTTACCCCATTTTACCAGGAGGGTATCAGCGCGCCTTTCGTGTCCGAATCATCTATACAGATAGGACTGAAGCTGTATGAGGAGCTGCCGCTCAAAGTGAACGGGACAACTATTATTATCGGCGAGGTGACAAGCGTCCGCCTGAACGCTGATTTAATTGCCGAAGATGGTTATGTAGATCAGCACGTTGCGGGCAGCATCTCTGTTGCTGGACTCGACAGCTATTTTAACAACGAGCCTTTGGGGCGCTTGCCGTATGCTAAAAGTTAG
- a CDS encoding DUF2147 domain-containing protein, with the protein MKNYVLILLFTLTALLGKAQTMTSQSGDAIIGVWQTDDHKARININRQDSVYYGRLSNAEVSIWQKAKLNLPTGFLGINILRNFKFSGDNRWDGTIYDPKSKNTYQCYLKMNDDGTLKVRGYKGISIFGKSQVWTRVK; encoded by the coding sequence ATGAAAAATTATGTATTGATACTACTATTTACCTTAACTGCCCTGCTTGGAAAAGCACAGACTATGACAAGCCAGTCAGGCGATGCCATTATTGGTGTTTGGCAAACCGACGACCATAAGGCACGCATTAACATTAACCGGCAAGACAGCGTTTACTATGGTCGTTTAAGTAATGCTGAAGTAAGTATATGGCAAAAGGCCAAACTGAACCTCCCTACCGGGTTTTTAGGGATTAATATATTGCGGAATTTTAAATTTTCGGGTGATAACCGATGGGACGGTACCATCTACGATCCTAAAAGTAAAAACACCTACCAATGCTACCTTAAAATGAATGACGATGGCACCCTCAAAGTTAGAGGATATAAAGGGATATCTATCTTTGGTAAGTCGCAGGTTTGGACGCGGGTGAAATAG
- a CDS encoding glucose 1-dehydrogenase has protein sequence MKKLENKVAIVTGASKGIGAGIAKSLAAEGASVVVNYASSSQDAESVVAEIVNAGGRALAVKGDVSKTADIENLFTETEKAFGKADIVVNNAGVYQMGTIETVTEDEFHRQFNINVLGLLLTSQAAVKHFEGKGGSIVNIGSVVTRITPPGSAIYTATKGSVDVITEVLAKELGPKNIRVNSINPGMVETEGSHTAGFIGSDFHHQTVAATPLGRIGQPDDIAQIAVFLASDDSKWLTGEKLLASGGVR, from the coding sequence ATGAAAAAGTTAGAAAACAAAGTAGCTATAGTAACAGGCGCATCAAAAGGCATTGGCGCAGGTATTGCCAAAAGCTTAGCAGCCGAGGGTGCCTCTGTAGTTGTTAATTATGCCTCATCGAGCCAGGATGCAGAAAGCGTGGTAGCCGAAATTGTAAATGCCGGCGGCCGTGCACTGGCAGTAAAAGGCGATGTTTCCAAAACTGCTGACATTGAAAACCTGTTTACCGAAACTGAAAAAGCATTTGGCAAAGCCGACATTGTTGTAAACAACGCAGGTGTTTATCAGATGGGTACTATCGAAACCGTTACAGAAGACGAGTTTCATCGCCAGTTCAACATCAATGTACTGGGTTTATTGCTCACCAGCCAGGCAGCAGTTAAGCATTTTGAAGGCAAAGGTGGCAGCATCGTAAACATCGGATCTGTAGTAACCCGCATCACGCCTCCGGGAAGCGCCATTTATACCGCGACCAAAGGTTCGGTTGATGTAATTACCGAAGTTTTGGCTAAAGAGTTAGGCCCCAAAAACATCAGGGTTAATTCCATTAATCCCGGCATGGTAGAAACTGAAGGCTCGCATACAGCAGGTTTCATCGGCAGCGATTTTCATCACCAAACGGTTGCTGCTACCCCTTTGGGCCGTATTGGTCAGCCTGATGATATAGCGCAAATTGCCGTGTTCCTGGCATCCGATGATTCTAAATGGTTAACCGGCGAAAAATTACTGGCCAGCGGTGGCGTACGTTAA
- a CDS encoding TetR/AcrR family transcriptional regulator, whose product MARTKDFDEKDVLSKAVRLFWHKGYNATSMQDLVDHLGISRSSLYDTYGDKHSLYLKALDAYQQTGIQRIESVINGAPTAKQAIIELIELFTSEILSDEQQKGCFMVNAEIETAPHNTDVNELITKNEQTMEDAFYKVVAQGQQNGDITSKTDARALARFLMNTVKGIRVSVRSVKNQAFFDDIINTSLQVLN is encoded by the coding sequence ATGGCACGAACAAAAGATTTTGACGAGAAAGATGTACTATCGAAGGCAGTGCGCCTGTTTTGGCATAAGGGTTATAATGCCACATCTATGCAAGACCTGGTAGACCATTTGGGCATCAGCCGTTCGAGCTTATATGACACTTATGGCGATAAACATTCTTTGTATTTGAAAGCGCTGGATGCCTACCAACAGACTGGCATCCAACGGATTGAAAGTGTTATAAACGGTGCCCCTACTGCTAAGCAAGCCATCATTGAACTCATTGAACTGTTTACCAGTGAGATTTTGAGCGATGAACAGCAAAAAGGCTGCTTTATGGTAAATGCAGAAATTGAAACTGCCCCTCACAATACGGATGTTAACGAGCTCATCACAAAAAACGAGCAAACCATGGAAGATGCCTTTTATAAAGTAGTGGCTCAGGGGCAGCAAAACGGAGATATCACCTCAAAAACCGATGCCCGCGCCCTTGCCCGTTTCCTGATGAATACCGTTAAAGGTATACGTGTATCTGTTCGCTCCGTTAAAAACCAGGCCTTTTTTGATGATATTATTAACACCTCATTGCAAGTGCTTAATTAA
- a CDS encoding MFS transporter: MTLQTSGYSDKNSKHKVYIIAWVISLLFYFVEYAVRSSPSVMMPEMASFFGITTVGMSAMVGTYYYTYSVTSLIAGIALDKAGAKYAVSVGIFILALGCLLFAISNLFTGNVARMLQGAGSAFAFPGCVYLASKGFSPRSLATAIGFTQCLGMLGGTAGQWAVGPMIHGGLILQAYWLGAGVISLLLCVWLFLITPQEQVLSADTAAAKGNWLQPYKIVFSNIQSYLCGLVSGLLFAPTTVFIMIWGVLFFQHDRGFNFSQAAMISAMVPMGWVIGCPLLGWLSDLLGSRKMVILGGCTLMIVSLLQLLYLPALLPAHLSMLFMGVGSGAAMIPYSIIKEVNPDEVKGSATGAINFITFGVTSILGPVFASRFGKTLTTSANHAAHFNATGLFLIALIAAAMVITLFLKEKRIQVA, encoded by the coding sequence ATGACATTGCAAACCTCCGGTTATTCTGATAAAAACTCAAAGCACAAAGTGTACATTATTGCGTGGGTAATAAGTTTGTTGTTTTATTTTGTGGAGTATGCTGTGCGTTCGTCGCCATCAGTAATGATGCCCGAAATGGCCAGTTTTTTCGGCATAACTACGGTAGGCATGAGTGCTATGGTGGGCACCTATTATTATACCTACTCTGTTACCAGCTTAATAGCAGGTATAGCTTTAGATAAAGCTGGTGCTAAGTACGCCGTATCGGTTGGTATTTTTATTTTGGCTTTAGGATGCTTGTTATTCGCCATATCAAACTTATTTACAGGTAATGTTGCGCGCATGCTGCAGGGCGCGGGCTCTGCATTTGCCTTTCCCGGATGTGTTTATCTGGCATCCAAGGGGTTTTCGCCGCGTTCGCTGGCAACAGCAATTGGTTTTACGCAGTGCTTAGGCATGCTGGGCGGTACGGCAGGACAGTGGGCTGTGGGTCCGATGATACATGGCGGTTTAATCCTGCAGGCCTACTGGCTTGGTGCAGGGGTAATTAGCTTGCTGTTATGTGTTTGGCTTTTTTTAATTACGCCGCAAGAGCAGGTGTTGAGCGCTGATACAGCTGCGGCAAAAGGCAACTGGTTACAACCTTATAAAATTGTGTTCAGCAATATTCAATCTTATCTATGCGGCTTGGTATCAGGTTTATTATTTGCTCCAACCACAGTGTTCATCATGATTTGGGGCGTATTATTTTTTCAGCACGACCGTGGTTTCAATTTTTCTCAAGCTGCAATGATCAGTGCTATGGTGCCTATGGGGTGGGTGATAGGATGCCCTTTGTTAGGCTGGTTGTCAGACTTGTTGGGCAGCCGCAAAATGGTCATTTTAGGCGGCTGTACCTTGATGATTGTCAGCTTGCTGCAATTGCTTTATCTGCCGGCTTTATTACCGGCGCATTTAAGTATGCTGTTTATGGGTGTTGGCTCGGGCGCGGCTATGATTCCGTACAGTATCATCAAAGAAGTTAATCCTGATGAAGTTAAGGGAAGCGCTACAGGTGCTATCAACTTTATCACTTTCGGTGTTACGTCAATATTAGGGCCTGTATTTGCGTCGCGCTTTGGTAAAACGCTTACTACCTCGGCTAATCATGCAGCCCATTTTAATGCAACCGGACTGTTTTTGATAGCGCTGATAGCCGCAGCGATGGTCATCACTTTATTCTTAAAAGAAAAGCGTATACAAGTTGCTTAA
- a CDS encoding MG2 domain-containing protein translates to MKSFGHLLLVLGLLLLHTTTRAQGAYTLFFEKTYLHTDRSFYLAGENIWFKAYLINPQTGQLTSTSKTLYVELLKPNDSLLTRRIIRLTNGAGNGDFELPATLAAGTYQLRAYTRWMQNFTDEFIYRTNIYVVDGKPGSLKSPLQTKAAGAAGLSSNIAATDTNAIKVGLYPEGGSLVEGVVGIVAVKTESRQGWGLPVTGVVTNGTGDEVGRFTCDSTGMGLFTLLPLAGQTYRVKVLGSRLSPTTVQMPPALKSGAVLRVAKNDSVLQVEATLAGLQPDTSSFIVGRFAGKVMFRQSLNAAGPVSALRIPTAQLPAGINQLTIYHQKKPYAERLIYIQPVGDSISMVNINGGKSRYAANENVTLQLQADEDANVSMAATDANAVDADNNLQTYLMLQSDIKGKIERAARYFDRNNNQRYKQLDLLLLTQGWREYLWQRLASERIALSYLPEQGLQVRGSITDKGGKKPDGGYTVGLYAPKASAGKKLFAATADQNGRFVIDSVIQYGNYKVGLTPRNVTGKVAGNINIDSARYLPEISANGTMYNNAPTMNSNNQKFAETVVKRAKLSDTIKLNEVKVKANNTIRLRDVTVTSFGYKDEVLTPTAADKNQNLVQWLLYHSKQAKAADDGVAFWAEGKPWRPRIIANGYEEPLNDDTEEEVKSAIYSKYNSLRMSEVNKVVIKRMLASPSLKQVGGASGTFVNMSGNVGGITKIGSEPVFIIYLTLNASAFHHEGDAYEFILPGYYQAKKFYMPTTGNVSDEASPRTEATLQWQPNIMLKKGVPVNVSFKNAGFAGAINISVQGVSKTGRAVSVSKRYTVQ, encoded by the coding sequence ATGAAAAGTTTTGGCCACTTATTGCTTGTGTTGGGCTTGCTGCTGCTGCATACTACCACTCGTGCGCAAGGCGCTTACACCCTGTTTTTCGAGAAGACCTACCTGCACACCGACCGCTCTTTTTACCTCGCGGGCGAAAATATTTGGTTCAAGGCTTATTTAATAAACCCGCAAACCGGCCAGTTAACTTCTACCAGCAAAACACTATACGTAGAGTTACTTAAACCCAATGACAGCTTATTGACCAGGCGTATCATCCGCCTGACTAACGGTGCTGGCAACGGCGACTTCGAATTGCCTGCTACCCTTGCGGCTGGTACTTACCAACTGAGGGCCTATACCCGTTGGATGCAAAATTTTACCGACGAGTTTATATATCGTACCAACATTTACGTGGTTGATGGCAAGCCAGGGTCGCTTAAAAGCCCATTGCAAACCAAAGCTGCCGGAGCCGCCGGGTTATCCTCAAATATAGCCGCTACAGATACTAATGCTATCAAGGTTGGCTTATATCCAGAGGGTGGTTCGCTGGTAGAAGGTGTGGTGGGTATTGTAGCGGTAAAAACAGAAAGCCGACAGGGCTGGGGTTTGCCTGTCACTGGTGTTGTTACTAATGGTACCGGCGACGAGGTTGGGCGCTTTACCTGTGATAGTACCGGCATGGGTTTGTTTACGTTACTGCCCCTGGCCGGGCAAACTTATCGCGTAAAAGTTTTGGGCAGCCGGCTTAGCCCAACCACGGTTCAAATGCCGCCAGCGCTTAAAAGCGGTGCTGTCTTAAGGGTGGCCAAAAATGACTCCGTGTTGCAGGTAGAGGCAACGCTTGCCGGTTTACAGCCCGATACCAGTTCGTTCATCGTTGGCCGGTTTGCCGGTAAGGTAATGTTCAGGCAGTCGCTCAATGCCGCAGGGCCGGTATCGGCCCTGCGTATACCAACCGCACAATTGCCTGCCGGCATTAATCAGCTTACCATTTACCATCAAAAAAAGCCATACGCCGAGCGTTTGATTTATATACAGCCCGTGGGAGATAGCATTAGTATGGTAAACATCAATGGCGGAAAAAGCCGTTATGCTGCAAATGAAAATGTTACTCTGCAATTGCAAGCCGACGAGGATGCTAACGTATCAATGGCCGCCACAGATGCCAATGCTGTAGATGCCGATAATAACCTGCAGACATACCTCATGTTGCAGTCGGATATTAAGGGTAAAATTGAACGTGCTGCGCGATATTTTGACCGCAACAATAATCAGCGTTACAAGCAGCTGGATTTGTTATTACTTACCCAGGGCTGGCGCGAATATTTATGGCAACGCCTCGCCAGCGAACGTATAGCCCTCTCGTACCTGCCCGAGCAAGGCTTGCAGGTGCGGGGCAGCATTACCGATAAAGGCGGCAAAAAACCGGATGGCGGTTATACCGTGGGCTTGTATGCACCTAAGGCCTCCGCCGGTAAAAAGCTATTTGCTGCAACTGCCGATCAAAATGGCCGTTTTGTAATAGACAGTGTAATACAATATGGCAATTATAAAGTGGGCTTAACCCCTCGCAACGTTACAGGTAAAGTGGCAGGTAATATCAATATCGATTCTGCGCGTTACTTGCCTGAAATATCTGCCAACGGCACAATGTATAATAACGCGCCTACCATGAACAGCAATAACCAGAAATTTGCCGAAACGGTGGTAAAGAGAGCAAAACTCTCTGATACTATTAAACTAAATGAAGTAAAGGTAAAAGCAAATAATACGATCAGACTGAGGGATGTAACGGTTACCTCGTTTGGTTACAAAGATGAGGTACTCACGCCCACAGCGGCTGACAAAAACCAGAATTTGGTGCAGTGGCTGTTGTATCACTCTAAACAAGCTAAGGCAGCCGACGATGGCGTGGCGTTTTGGGCCGAGGGTAAGCCCTGGCGTCCGCGCATTATTGCGAACGGTTATGAGGAGCCTTTAAACGACGACACTGAAGAAGAGGTTAAAAGCGCTATCTACAGCAAATACAATTCTCTGCGCATGTCTGAGGTTAACAAGGTGGTAATTAAACGCATGCTTGCGTCGCCGTCGCTTAAACAGGTAGGCGGCGCCTCGGGTACGTTTGTAAACATGAGCGGCAACGTTGGAGGAATTACTAAAATAGGCAGTGAGCCTGTATTTATCATTTACCTTACGCTTAATGCTAGCGCTTTTCATCACGAAGGCGATGCCTACGAATTTATTTTACCGGGCTATTATCAGGCTAAAAAGTTTTATATGCCAACTACCGGCAACGTTAGTGATGAAGCAAGCCCGCGCACCGAGGCCACCTTGCAGTGGCAACCCAATATTATGCTCAAAAAAGGCGTACCTGTAAACGTCAGCTTTAAAAATGCTGGTTTTGCCGGAGCCATTAACATAAGCGTGCAGGGGGTAAGCAAAACTGGTCGTGCGGTCAGTGTGAGTAAACGTTATACAGTGCAGTAA
- a CDS encoding GNAT family N-acetyltransferase, which produces MKHPLDNPAWHALQSGNKSLARGNELYGYFDAEVSPFVGLREANENNLLALYYALPTGSVKLLALPMQISISKPWTLLSGMDGFQMIYQSTEILPLNADKAEILPLTDAHIPQMLALTKLTNPGPFGSKTIAFGHYTGIFEGEQLVAMAGQRLHAVPYAEISAVCTHPDHLGKGYAKQLLSYQVNRVLAASGIPYLHVRHDNYRAIQVYESLSFEKRIPVYFHVLQKAE; this is translated from the coding sequence ATGAAACATCCGTTGGATAACCCGGCTTGGCACGCCTTGCAAAGTGGCAATAAGAGCTTGGCGCGTGGCAATGAACTTTACGGATATTTTGACGCGGAGGTATCACCTTTTGTTGGATTACGAGAGGCAAACGAAAATAATTTACTAGCATTATATTATGCATTACCAACAGGGAGTGTCAAACTGCTGGCATTACCAATGCAAATCAGCATCTCCAAACCATGGACGTTATTAAGCGGAATGGATGGATTTCAAATGATATATCAGTCTACAGAAATTTTGCCGTTAAACGCTGATAAGGCGGAGATTTTGCCTCTAACCGATGCCCATATACCGCAAATGCTGGCGCTTACCAAACTTACCAACCCGGGGCCGTTTGGCAGTAAAACTATTGCGTTTGGCCACTACACTGGTATTTTTGAAGGCGAACAATTAGTAGCCATGGCTGGGCAACGGCTGCACGCTGTACCTTATGCCGAAATCAGTGCTGTTTGTACGCATCCCGACCATTTAGGCAAAGGTTATGCAAAGCAGCTGCTGAGTTATCAGGTTAATCGTGTTTTGGCAGCCTCTGGCATTCCGTATCTGCATGTTCGTCATGATAACTACCGGGCCATTCAGGTTTATGAAAGCTTGAGCTTTGAAAAACGTATTCCAGTTTACTTTCACGTGTTACAAAAAGCTGAGTAA
- a CDS encoding TlpA disulfide reductase family protein: protein MTPKYRSHIVTLKNVLNVVYVGVILLLLFNPTSKAILIRALMKIGFFQPDVTVSAKLFSNERLPDATFTDATGKTCRLPDLRGKVIFINFRATWCPPCIAEMPGISQLYNQFQNNQNVVFITVDVDRQLTKSSIFLKQHKWLLPLYQVNSILPKALSGGSIPLTIIFDRQGKLVYRHEGVADYTSKGMIEFIQTLSR from the coding sequence ATGACCCCGAAATACCGCAGCCATATAGTTACGCTTAAAAATGTCCTGAACGTTGTTTACGTAGGCGTTATACTACTGCTGCTGTTTAACCCAACAAGCAAGGCTATCTTGATCAGGGCACTCATGAAGATTGGATTCTTCCAGCCGGACGTCACGGTGTCGGCAAAGTTATTTTCTAACGAACGTTTGCCTGATGCTACCTTTACAGATGCAACAGGAAAAACTTGCCGATTACCGGACCTGCGGGGTAAAGTGATCTTTATTAATTTTCGGGCTACCTGGTGCCCGCCGTGCATAGCAGAAATGCCGGGTATAAGCCAATTGTATAATCAATTCCAGAACAACCAAAACGTTGTATTTATTACCGTAGATGTTGACCGGCAACTCACAAAATCAAGCATATTTTTAAAGCAGCATAAGTGGTTATTGCCTTTATATCAGGTTAATAGTATCCTGCCAAAAGCATTGTCGGGTGGTAGCATTCCGCTTACCATTATCTTTGATCGCCAAGGCAAGCTGGTGTACCGACATGAGGGAGTTGCAGATTATACCAGCAAAGGTATGATAGAATTCATTCAAACGCTCAGTCGGTAA